A DNA window from Candidatus Thermoplasmatota archaeon contains the following coding sequences:
- a CDS encoding N-6 DNA methylase, producing the protein MNEKQIKAELQELIEDFKEHYEQYKKELEANTETKLVEPLFELLGWTKKDFVKQEKARRETRMGHADYAFYIGDKIVFFLEVKKVGIPLEREADKQVISYALSKRVSFAVSTNFEELKIFCVEQEDALRNKFRVFNSPDDYISNFEDLLYLSKESFEQGLTLKKAESEGRLKRRVSIDRSLLEDLMHIRSLIASDIEKSYPGKYQINEKDEIIQRIIDRLIFIRRCEDTGINPENVSLKEVQDHPTNKVYPLLKEIFKRYNDVYNSGLFAIAKDNDCDKISIDGEIIKKLTQYLYESKDGEYIYNFDWIDADVLGQVYEQYLGKLLAQTKSGKAKLTNGQAHRKEQGIYYTPTYIVDYIVKNTVGELLKNKKTKVKDLKILDPACGSGSFLIKAFDCLHNHLSGGKESKQYRIDSQGKYSIKTEILKNNLYGVDLDNKAVEITKLNLLLKATEKDRRLPEEVDVHIKHGNSLIDDETVVGLNAFKWEEQFKEIMRKGGFDVAIGNPPYISNWQLSETNREMVLYLDKKYEDITIGHWDIYILFIRKALSLLKEDGYLSFIVPSSFAKEKYGKLLREFIVRNHTLVSLAEFGAETVFKDVARQYIIFVIQKKKPRSQRTNIIIFKDFQFQKIGTISQRNFLDFHNCTFRTDLDDKKIHLLKKMSSTDCFIGNICCVNVGVVAHSREGARSEFAKGDVVHEEYKPGYKKYLEGKDIARYVYNWKKLYMDYDSKAEDFHRPKFPELFEGNKIIIRRVSGENNSLIAIYDDSKFYTNDNLIIILPWNDRLLELQSAEKKWPVFTPYNYFSLKYILGILNSKLMSFYFSNMVATGTLQGTYSGVYPEDVRSLPIPKVPSAQQQLLIKLVDRMILFNNRLKEIGDKKTSESAKLEEEIKNTDNDIDQIVYKLYGLSKKEIAIVEESLKN; encoded by the coding sequence TTGAATGAGAAACAAATCAAAGCGGAACTGCAAGAATTGATTGAAGATTTTAAAGAACATTATGAGCAATACAAGAAGGAATTGGAAGCAAATACTGAGACTAAGCTTGTGGAACCATTATTTGAGCTACTCGGGTGGACAAAAAAAGATTTTGTGAAACAGGAGAAAGCTCGTCGAGAAACTCGTATGGGTCATGCTGATTATGCGTTTTATATTGGTGATAAGATCGTTTTCTTTCTGGAAGTGAAAAAAGTCGGAATTCCTTTGGAACGGGAAGCAGATAAACAGGTAATCTCCTATGCGTTATCAAAACGTGTTTCATTTGCTGTGTCAACAAATTTTGAAGAATTGAAGATTTTTTGTGTTGAACAAGAAGATGCTCTAAGAAATAAATTTAGAGTATTCAATTCTCCTGATGATTATATTTCGAATTTTGAGGATTTACTATATCTGTCAAAAGAGAGTTTTGAACAAGGACTTACGTTAAAAAAAGCTGAGAGTGAAGGACGGCTTAAGAGACGTGTTTCTATCGATAGAAGTCTGCTTGAAGATTTAATGCATATTCGTAGTCTTATTGCCAGCGATATCGAGAAAAGTTATCCGGGCAAATATCAGATTAATGAAAAAGATGAGATCATCCAGCGTATTATTGACCGGTTGATTTTCATCAGACGATGTGAAGATACTGGTATTAATCCTGAAAATGTGTCATTGAAAGAAGTTCAAGATCATCCAACGAATAAGGTATATCCTCTGTTAAAGGAGATTTTCAAACGATACAATGACGTGTATAACAGTGGTTTATTTGCGATTGCGAAGGATAACGACTGCGATAAAATCTCGATAGATGGCGAGATTATTAAGAAACTTACTCAATATCTCTATGAATCGAAAGATGGGGAGTACATCTATAATTTTGATTGGATTGACGCTGATGTTCTCGGACAGGTATACGAACAATATTTAGGAAAGTTGTTAGCACAAACAAAGTCAGGGAAAGCGAAACTTACCAATGGGCAGGCTCATAGGAAAGAACAGGGTATCTACTATACTCCTACCTATATTGTTGATTATATTGTGAAAAATACGGTTGGCGAACTTCTTAAGAATAAGAAAACTAAAGTTAAAGATTTGAAGATTTTAGATCCTGCGTGTGGCTCTGGTTCCTTTTTAATTAAGGCATTTGATTGTCTACATAACCATTTATCTGGCGGGAAGGAATCGAAACAATATCGGATCGATAGTCAGGGGAAATATTCGATTAAAACTGAGATTTTGAAAAACAATCTTTACGGTGTTGATCTAGATAACAAAGCGGTTGAAATCACAAAATTAAATCTTCTATTAAAGGCAACAGAAAAAGATAGACGTTTACCTGAAGAGGTTGACGTTCATATAAAACATGGAAATTCTCTCATTGATGATGAAACAGTTGTTGGACTGAATGCGTTCAAGTGGGAGGAACAATTTAAAGAAATTATGCGAAAAGGAGGGTTTGATGTTGCTATTGGAAATCCTCCATATATTTCGAATTGGCAATTATCAGAAACTAATAGGGAAATGGTTCTTTATTTAGATAAAAAATATGAGGATATTACAATTGGACATTGGGATATTTACATATTATTCATCAGGAAGGCGTTATCTCTTCTAAAGGAGGACGGTTATTTATCATTCATTGTACCTTCTTCATTTGCTAAAGAAAAATATGGTAAATTACTTAGAGAATTTATTGTTAGAAACCATACTTTGGTGTCGTTAGCTGAATTTGGTGCAGAAACAGTATTCAAAGATGTTGCTCGGCAGTATATCATTTTTGTAATTCAGAAGAAAAAACCGAGGAGTCAAAGAACAAACATCATTATTTTTAAAGATTTTCAGTTCCAGAAAATTGGCACCATCTCACAAAGGAATTTCTTGGATTTCCATAATTGTACATTCCGTACAGATTTAGATGATAAAAAAATTCATCTCTTAAAGAAAATGTCTTCTACTGATTGTTTCATTGGGAATATCTGTTGTGTTAATGTTGGGGTTGTCGCTCATAGTAGAGAGGGAGCAAGATCAGAATTTGCCAAAGGAGACGTTGTTCACGAGGAATATAAACCAGGATATAAGAAATATCTTGAAGGTAAAGATATAGCAAGATATGTTTATAATTGGAAAAAACTGTATATGGATTATGATAGTAAAGCCGAAGATTTTCATAGACCAAAGTTTCCCGAATTGTTTGAAGGCAATAAAATAATTATCCGAAGAGTAAGTGGAGAAAACAATTCATTGATTGCCATCTATGATGATTCTAAATTCTATACGAATGATAATCTCATTATCATTTTACCATGGAACGATAGATTACTTGAACTTCAATCAGCAGAGAAAAAATGGCCTGTGTTTACACCATATAATTATTTCTCGTTGAAATATATCCTTGGGATTCTTAACTCTAAACTAATGTCTTTTTACTTCAGTAATATGGTCGCAACAGGAACACTTCAAGGTACATATAGCGGTGTTTATCCTGAAGATGTAAGAAGTTTACCGATACCAAAAGTTCCTTCTGCTCAACAACAACTATTGATAAAATTGGTCGACCGGATGATCCTATTTAATAATAGACTCAAAGAGATAGGTGATAAAAAAACATCTGAGAGTGCAAAACTCGAAGAAGAAATAAAAAACACAGATAATGATATTGATCAAATAGTATACAAACTATATGGCTTGTCTAAAAAAGAAATCGCTATTGTTGAAGAAAGTTTGAAAAATTAA
- a CDS encoding C25 family cysteine peptidase — MMLRVSTLYKKTIKSVFFCSIVVWFIFSGVQAQVFSQKQLQPQSRIVFASEHYTICLHDQTSDMIRLSYHISDFSTEEVRINDQLFTRIILGDTSTTFEAGKPELPLLAHSIILPDASNMQVSHIQTQYQEFDSIQVVPSKGNLLRTMDPDATPYYFDELYTRDAWFPERIVSLSEPYILRDFRGCCIQVIPFQYNPVEKKLRVYSDIFLELTSADGQPVNPLFRTKVPSHVDSEFLQLYQRHFLNFPALGYTPVPEQGNMLVVTDDQFYDLMKPFVAWKNMRGLPTEMVNISRIGDATALKQYITNYYETTGVAFVLLVGDVQQIPTLYRSGGASDPSYTYVVGSDHYPDLFIGRFSAQTNSQLQTQIQRTLDYEQHPQVDAVWYRKGTGIASNQGPGDNGEYDDEHIENIRNLLLNYTYITVDQIYDPTASVSQVVSALNDGRGVINYCGHGWPMGWGTTGFSTTHVHSLINKNTLPFIVSVACNNGEFDSFDECFAEAWLRATAENQPTGAIGVFMSSVSQSWNPPMAAQDEIMNLLVESYTDNKKHTFGGLCFSGCMYMNDRYGYAGAEMTDTWHVFGDPSLMVRTTVPTLVSASHPSEIMMGANTFEVTVSGGADLIAAVSKNGKLFGSGYPDENGHVLISFSDPVPPGGVIDLVVVGYNTVPYHAYIPIIGDDEPPYTPEKPSGRRFGRVNISYGFSTCTKDPENQDVYYLWDFGDGQMSEWDGPYVSGARAFMNHSWMVPRMYTVRVKAKDVVGAESNWSEPVKMFIPKNKALAPAWHEHGKPLFPRFAELVQRIFTCFS, encoded by the coding sequence ATGATGTTGCGTGTATCTACTCTATATAAAAAAACAATCAAATCGGTCTTCTTCTGTAGTATTGTCGTATGGTTTATTTTCAGTGGTGTTCAAGCACAGGTTTTTTCACAGAAACAACTGCAACCTCAAAGTCGTATTGTGTTCGCATCAGAACATTATACAATATGTCTTCATGATCAGACCTCTGATATGATTCGTTTATCATATCATATATCTGATTTTTCAACTGAAGAGGTACGTATCAATGATCAGCTCTTTACCCGAATTATTCTCGGAGATACTTCGACAACCTTTGAAGCAGGCAAACCTGAACTCCCACTGCTTGCCCACAGCATCATACTTCCTGATGCTAGCAATATGCAAGTTTCACATATTCAGACCCAGTATCAAGAGTTTGATTCAATTCAGGTGGTACCTTCAAAAGGTAATCTTCTCAGAACGATGGATCCAGATGCAACTCCGTATTATTTTGATGAACTATATACGAGGGATGCATGGTTTCCAGAACGTATCGTTTCTCTTTCTGAGCCGTATATTCTCCGAGATTTCCGAGGGTGTTGCATCCAGGTTATTCCCTTTCAGTATAACCCTGTGGAAAAAAAACTTCGGGTATATTCAGATATTTTCCTTGAACTTACCTCAGCAGATGGTCAACCGGTTAATCCGTTATTCCGCACTAAAGTACCTTCTCATGTAGATTCTGAATTTCTTCAGCTCTATCAACGTCATTTTCTGAATTTTCCTGCTTTAGGATATACTCCAGTTCCTGAACAAGGGAATATGCTAGTCGTAACCGATGATCAGTTTTATGATCTCATGAAACCTTTTGTTGCTTGGAAAAACATGCGAGGTCTTCCAACAGAGATGGTTAACATATCAAGGATTGGGGATGCGACAGCTTTAAAACAGTATATTACAAACTATTATGAAACAACAGGGGTGGCCTTTGTTCTGCTCGTTGGTGATGTTCAGCAGATACCAACCTTGTATCGTTCTGGTGGAGCATCAGATCCAAGTTATACGTATGTTGTTGGTTCTGATCATTATCCTGATCTTTTTATTGGTCGTTTTTCAGCACAGACAAACAGCCAGCTGCAAACACAGATTCAACGGACTCTTGACTATGAACAACATCCACAGGTGGATGCTGTATGGTATCGAAAAGGAACTGGTATTGCATCAAATCAGGGTCCTGGTGATAATGGTGAGTATGATGATGAACATATTGAGAACATTCGAAATCTACTCTTGAATTATACCTATATAACCGTTGATCAGATCTATGATCCGACAGCATCGGTATCACAGGTTGTCTCTGCGCTTAACGATGGTCGAGGTGTGATTAATTACTGTGGTCATGGCTGGCCGATGGGGTGGGGAACTACAGGGTTCAGCACAACACATGTTCATAGTTTGATTAATAAAAATACGCTCCCGTTTATCGTTTCTGTTGCCTGCAATAACGGTGAATTTGATTCTTTTGATGAATGTTTTGCTGAGGCATGGCTTCGGGCAACTGCTGAGAATCAACCAACCGGTGCGATTGGTGTTTTTATGTCGTCGGTTTCTCAGTCATGGAATCCGCCGATGGCTGCTCAGGATGAAATCATGAATCTTCTCGTTGAATCGTATACCGACAATAAAAAGCATACCTTTGGAGGTCTTTGTTTTAGTGGTTGTATGTACATGAATGATCGATATGGATACGCAGGTGCAGAAATGACTGACACCTGGCATGTGTTCGGCGATCCTTCGTTGATGGTTCGAACAACAGTACCGACACTGGTTTCAGCATCGCATCCTTCGGAGATTATGATGGGTGCGAACACCTTTGAGGTGACCGTTTCGGGTGGTGCTGACCTCATTGCTGCCGTGTCAAAAAATGGAAAACTTTTTGGCTCTGGATATCCTGATGAAAACGGACATGTTTTGATCTCTTTTTCTGATCCGGTACCTCCTGGGGGAGTGATCGATCTTGTTGTCGTTGGGTATAACACGGTTCCATACCATGCCTACATACCAATTATTGGTGATGATGAACCACCGTATACCCCTGAGAAACCATCTGGGAGGAGGTTTGGAAGGGTGAATATCTCCTATGGTTTTTCTACATGTACAAAAGATCCTGAGAATCAGGATGTCTATTATCTCTGGGATTTTGGAGATGGTCAGATGTCTGAATGGGATGGTCCGTACGTCTCAGGTGCCAGAGCGTTCATGAATCACAGCTGGATGGTACCTAGGATGTATACGGTTCGAGTGAAAGCAAAAGATGTCGTTGGTGCAGAGAGTAACTGGTCAGAACCAGTGAAGATGTTCATACCAAAAAACAAAGCACTGGCTCCGGCTTGGCATGAGCACGGAAAACCTCTGTTTCCACGGTTTGCTGAGTTGGTTCAGAGGATATTTACCTGTTTTTCGTGA
- a CDS encoding DUF4314 domain-containing protein, which translates to MTIEKKVKIGDTVELVFINDTWTKLKKGSKGTVTKIEDDGGDQLIWVDWENGEQIALIEGIDRYKIITKNR; encoded by the coding sequence ATGACGATAGAGAAAAAAGTGAAAATTGGTGATACGGTTGAACTTGTTTTTATCAATGATACCTGGACGAAACTCAAAAAAGGATCAAAAGGAACCGTCACAAAAATCGAAGATGATGGCGGCGATCAACTCATCTGGGTTGACTGGGAGAACGGCGAACAGATCGCTTTAATTGAAGGTATCGATCGATACAAAATCATCACGAAAAACAGGTAA
- a CDS encoding LemA family protein — protein MDMMMLGLIIIGLIILCVVLFFLSFYNKIIRSENRVDNAWAQIDVQLKRRADLIPNLMETVKGYMKHEQQTLENVTKARAALMNAKTPQESINADNQLTGTLKTLFAVAEGYPDLKANQNFLNLQDELTNTENKIAYSRQHYNDSVLAFNNLIETFPGNIFANMMHKKEKQMLQIPEAAREVPKVSF, from the coding sequence ATGGATATGATGATGCTTGGTTTGATTATCATAGGGCTGATTATTTTATGTGTAGTGTTGTTTTTCTTAAGCTTTTACAACAAAATTATTCGATCTGAAAACCGTGTTGACAATGCATGGGCGCAAATCGATGTTCAATTGAAACGACGAGCAGATTTGATTCCGAATCTCATGGAAACGGTAAAAGGATACATGAAGCATGAGCAGCAAACTCTTGAGAATGTCACCAAGGCACGGGCAGCATTGATGAATGCGAAAACACCTCAGGAGAGTATCAATGCTGATAACCAACTGACCGGTACGTTGAAAACCTTATTTGCTGTTGCTGAGGGGTATCCTGATTTAAAGGCAAATCAAAACTTTTTAAATCTCCAGGATGAGTTGACCAACACTGAAAATAAGATTGCATACTCACGGCAGCATTACAACGATTCAGTTCTTGCGTTCAACAACCTTATCGAAACGTTCCCGGGAAATATTTTTGCAAATATGATGCATAAGAAAGAAAAGCAGATGTTACAGATACCTGAAGCAGCTCGTGAAGTTCCGAAAGTATCATTTTAA
- a CDS encoding M48 family metallopeptidase, whose protein sequence is MEKKLLLEDHIRKNKRDTVLICTFMALLFIAVIFAVGYVLFHDPFIALLFGIPIAVVYILITYSFSVQSVIAAARARPANPQIREEKLFMYKVEEMAIAAGMPVPKTYIQDSDYINAFATGKKPEDAVICMTTGALRKLSNDEMEGVIAHEMSHILNRDILVATVTIGVVGAIALISEIVFYSLLFGAGDRNRGKNNANLILIILAVLLVILAPIFARLTYLAISRRREYLADANGAYLTRNPESLAKALEKIKQDLPRGKPKGSKTVAPLYIANPFKSQSLDSIWSTHPPLDKRIERLRSM, encoded by the coding sequence ATGGAAAAAAAACTTTTGCTTGAGGATCATATACGAAAAAACAAACGAGATACTGTGCTGATTTGTACTTTCATGGCATTGCTTTTTATTGCCGTCATCTTCGCTGTTGGCTACGTTTTATTTCATGATCCTTTTATTGCGCTTCTTTTTGGTATTCCAATTGCTGTTGTGTATATTTTGATCACGTACTCTTTCTCTGTTCAAAGTGTGATTGCTGCTGCACGGGCACGTCCTGCCAATCCTCAGATCCGCGAAGAGAAACTGTTCATGTATAAGGTCGAAGAGATGGCGATTGCTGCTGGTATGCCAGTGCCCAAAACCTATATTCAGGATTCTGACTATATCAATGCTTTTGCAACTGGTAAGAAGCCAGAAGATGCAGTTATCTGTATGACCACCGGTGCGTTGCGCAAGTTGAGTAATGATGAGATGGAAGGTGTGATTGCACATGAGATGAGCCACATCCTCAATCGTGATATTTTGGTCGCAACGGTAACCATTGGTGTTGTCGGTGCTATTGCGTTGATTTCAGAGATTGTTTTCTACTCGCTTCTTTTTGGTGCTGGGGATCGCAATCGGGGAAAAAATAATGCGAATCTGATTTTGATTATTCTTGCGGTTCTTCTAGTGATTCTTGCTCCGATTTTTGCACGGTTGACGTATCTTGCAATTTCTCGGAGGCGAGAGTACCTTGCTGATGCGAATGGTGCGTATCTGACGAGAAATCCAGAAAGTCTTGCGAAGGCATTAGAAAAAATTAAACAAGACTTGCCACGGGGGAAGCCAAAAGGATCAAAAACTGTTGCACCATTGTATATTGCTAACCCGTTCAAATCTCAGTCTCTGGATTCGATCTGGTCAACCCATCCACCGTTAGATAAGCGGATTGAACGTCTCCGCTCGATGTAG
- a CDS encoding aminoacyl-histidine dipeptidase, which translates to MSILENIEPKLVWKHFEAISAIPRCSKHEEKIREYIIQFAKKQKLSYKTDKTGNIVVSKPAAPGVKNKRTLIVQGHMDMVCEKNSDVIHDFTKDPLKLKRNGDILTASGTTLGADNGIGISVALALLEDTTVKNGPLEALFTVDEETGLTGAFAMESDFLTGKTMLNLDSEEFGILTVGCAGGGDTKIELPITTKTPPKNTCNLIMKISGLRGGHSGVNIHEQRGNAIKILARLLWKAARHHEFFISDLKGGDKHNAIPREAYATIAIARAEKTAFTTFLTNEAAVILDEIKPIDPDVNLSIQETDPPERIIDKTCQICLLNLLQGLPHGVHKMSYDIPTLVQTSTNLAVVQTKEKTVFIHMSSRSAVKSELQDMRDRIAACAQLAGATITEDTPYPGWKPNMNSPILALSKKVYKELFHAEPKVEAVHAGLECGIIGEKFPGMDMISMGPSIKYLHSPQEQVSISSVEKFYTYVVKIIENF; encoded by the coding sequence ATGAGCATCCTTGAAAATATTGAACCAAAACTGGTTTGGAAACATTTTGAGGCAATCAGTGCGATCCCTCGCTGTTCCAAACATGAAGAAAAAATTCGAGAATACATTATTCAGTTTGCAAAAAAACAAAAACTATCATATAAAACTGACAAAACCGGAAACATCGTTGTTTCAAAACCAGCTGCTCCAGGTGTAAAAAACAAACGCACCCTGATTGTCCAAGGTCATATGGACATGGTCTGTGAAAAAAACAGTGATGTCATCCATGATTTCACCAAAGATCCTTTGAAACTAAAACGAAACGGAGACATCCTCACAGCATCAGGAACAACGCTTGGAGCAGATAACGGCATCGGCATCTCAGTCGCTCTTGCCTTACTTGAAGACACAACCGTAAAAAACGGACCACTTGAAGCACTCTTCACAGTTGATGAAGAAACCGGGCTTACTGGTGCGTTTGCCATGGAATCTGATTTTCTCACCGGGAAAACAATGCTAAATCTGGACAGCGAAGAATTTGGAATACTAACAGTTGGATGTGCTGGCGGCGGAGATACAAAAATAGAACTTCCGATAACAACCAAGACCCCACCAAAAAATACCTGTAACCTCATCATGAAAATCTCTGGTCTCCGCGGCGGACACTCAGGAGTAAATATCCATGAACAACGAGGAAACGCGATAAAAATCCTTGCACGGCTCCTCTGGAAAGCAGCACGACATCATGAGTTTTTCATCAGTGACCTCAAAGGTGGTGACAAACACAATGCAATCCCTCGTGAAGCATATGCCACCATCGCTATCGCACGAGCAGAAAAAACCGCCTTTACCACATTTCTTACCAACGAAGCAGCAGTAATTCTTGACGAAATCAAACCAATCGACCCTGACGTTAACCTGAGCATCCAAGAAACAGACCCCCCAGAAAGAATCATCGATAAAACCTGCCAAATATGCCTCCTGAATCTCCTCCAGGGACTACCGCACGGCGTTCATAAAATGAGCTACGACATACCAACACTAGTTCAAACCTCAACAAACCTCGCAGTCGTCCAAACCAAAGAAAAAACCGTGTTTATCCATATGAGTTCACGAAGTGCAGTCAAATCAGAACTCCAAGACATGCGTGACCGAATCGCAGCATGTGCACAACTTGCTGGTGCAACGATTACTGAAGATACACCATATCCTGGATGGAAGCCAAATATGAACTCACCAATTCTTGCGCTGTCAAAAAAGGTGTACAAAGAGTTATTCCATGCTGAACCAAAGGTTGAAGCAGTACATGCAGGACTTGAATGTGGTATTATCGGAGAAAAATTCCCAGGCATGGACATGATCTCCATGGGACCAAGCATCAAATACCTGCATTCACCGCAAGAACAAGTCTCAATCAGCTCTGTTGAAAAATTCTACACCTATGTCGTCAAAATTATTGAAAACTTCTAA
- the lsrF gene encoding 3-hydroxy-5-phosphonooxypentane-2,4-dione thiolase, whose amino-acid sequence MDWGMKNRLSKIIKPKDGRTVMLAVDHGYFMGPTTGLENLGTMVKPLLRYADTLMLTRGALRTYIEPETDIPIVLRVSGGTSIIGPELLHEGTVVSIEDAIRLNAAGVAYSILVGASFERDTLLGLTQYIDDAERYGIPVLAVTAVGKDMVRDARYMSLASRMAAELGAHMVKTYYVKDFEKVVETCPVPVVIAGGKKLPEQEAFQMAYDAIQAGAIGVDMGRNIFQSSNPVGAIKAVRAIVHNKATVKEALDIFQGHT is encoded by the coding sequence ATGGACTGGGGTATGAAAAACCGGTTATCGAAGATTATTAAGCCAAAAGATGGTCGAACAGTTATGCTTGCGGTGGATCATGGGTATTTTATGGGGCCGACAACAGGATTAGAAAATCTTGGGACTATGGTAAAACCATTACTTCGCTATGCTGATACCTTGATGCTGACGCGTGGGGCGCTCCGCACCTATATTGAACCTGAAACCGATATTCCAATTGTCTTGCGAGTATCTGGTGGTACGAGCATCATTGGACCTGAATTGCTCCATGAGGGAACCGTGGTCTCAATCGAGGATGCAATTCGTTTGAATGCTGCTGGTGTTGCATATTCAATTCTTGTGGGTGCATCGTTTGAGCGTGACACGCTTCTTGGGCTGACGCAGTATATTGATGACGCAGAACGATACGGCATTCCTGTTCTTGCGGTTACTGCAGTTGGTAAAGATATGGTTCGTGATGCTCGCTATATGAGTCTTGCGTCGCGGATGGCAGCTGAGCTCGGCGCGCATATGGTGAAGACATATTATGTTAAAGATTTTGAAAAAGTCGTTGAAACCTGTCCGGTTCCGGTGGTGATTGCTGGTGGTAAAAAGCTTCCTGAGCAAGAAGCATTTCAGATGGCGTATGATGCAATCCAGGCTGGAGCAATTGGTGTTGATATGGGGAGAAATATTTTCCAAAGTAGCAACCCGGTCGGTGCGATTAAAGCGGTTCGTGCGATCGTTCATAATAAAGCAACAGTGAAGGAAGCACTGGATATCTTTCAGGGACATACATAA
- a CDS encoding zinc-dependent dehydrogenase, protein MKTMDVAMYYTNHDVRIEHMPVPTISENELLVKVIASGICGSDVMEWYRIKKAPRVLGHEIAGDIVEVGNNVEQYKVGDRVFVSHHVPCNTCRFCLQDQHTLCHTLHTTNFYPGGFAQFVRVPEINVDRGVFVLPQSMSYEEGVFVEPLACVLRGLRRAVIQPGDIVVIIGSGISGLLHVKCAQLWHAGMIIATDVDPFRLKTAQQMGAHAVFHASDISVEKLQKVTGGRRADVVIVCAGVQSAVRQAFDLVAPGGTVLFFAMTPPGVEVPFPLFELWDKQVRLVSTYAGSPRDIHEAIQLLASKKITVDDMITHRLPLSEAGRGFQLVAQAKDSIKVILEPWKKK, encoded by the coding sequence ATGAAAACCATGGACGTAGCGATGTATTATACGAATCATGATGTTCGGATTGAGCATATGCCGGTTCCAACGATTTCTGAAAATGAGCTGTTGGTTAAAGTGATTGCAAGTGGTATCTGCGGGAGTGATGTTATGGAATGGTATCGGATAAAAAAAGCTCCCCGAGTACTTGGTCATGAGATTGCTGGTGATATCGTTGAGGTTGGAAACAACGTAGAGCAGTACAAGGTTGGAGATCGGGTTTTTGTGTCGCACCATGTTCCGTGTAACACGTGTCGTTTTTGTTTGCAGGATCAGCATACGTTGTGTCATACGCTGCATACAACCAATTTTTATCCTGGTGGTTTTGCTCAGTTTGTTCGTGTTCCAGAAATCAACGTTGATCGTGGTGTTTTTGTGCTTCCTCAGTCGATGTCCTATGAGGAGGGTGTTTTTGTTGAGCCGCTTGCTTGTGTACTGCGAGGTCTGAGGCGCGCGGTGATTCAACCAGGGGATATTGTGGTGATTATTGGGAGCGGTATTTCAGGATTGTTACATGTTAAATGTGCTCAGTTGTGGCATGCTGGTATGATTATTGCTACTGATGTTGATCCGTTTCGGTTGAAAACCGCACAGCAGATGGGTGCTCATGCGGTTTTTCATGCATCTGATATTTCTGTGGAAAAGCTCCAGAAGGTGACTGGTGGCAGACGTGCTGATGTGGTGATTGTTTGTGCTGGTGTCCAGAGTGCTGTTCGTCAGGCGTTTGATCTTGTTGCTCCTGGTGGAACTGTGTTGTTTTTTGCTATGACGCCTCCTGGTGTTGAGGTGCCGTTTCCGTTGTTTGAATTATGGGATAAGCAAGTTCGGTTGGTATCAACATATGCAGGTAGTCCTCGTGATATTCATGAGGCAATCCAGCTTCTTGCTTCGAAGAAAATAACAGTTGATGATATGATTACCCATCGTCTTCCCTTGTCTGAAGCAGGAAGAGGTTTTCAGTTGGTTGCTCAGGCGAAGGATTCAATCAAGGTGATTCTTGAGCCGTGGAAGAAGAAGTGA